AGCCGTCGCCGCAGCCTGACATCGGCAAGCTCCTTGCGGAGCTCCTTCAGCTCCTCCTGGAGCGCCACAATCTTTTCGGGCGACTCGTGGTGCTCGCCGCCCAGCAGCCCGGCGATCTCGTGGAGCCGCGACGAGGTCTCCTGGGCGTACTCCAGTGCCGGCATCCCCGCCTTGGCGATGATCCGCCGGATGCCCGAACCGATCCCCTCTTCGTGGATGATCCGCAACGATCCGATATCGCCGGTGGCGTCCACATGGGTGCCGCCGCAGAGCTCTGCGCTGAAGCCGTGGATGGAGACCAGCCGCACCTCCTCGCCGTACTTCTCTTCGAAGATCGCCTTGGCACCCCGCTCCTTGGCCCTGTCCAGGGTGGTCCGCTCCACCGCCAGGGGGGTGTTGGCCAGGATCTCGCGGTTGGCGATCCGCTCCACCTCCAGCACCTCCTCGCGACGCAGCGGCGCGAAGTGGGTGAAGTCGAAGCGCAGCATATCCGGGGCCACCAGCGATCCGGACTGCCGCACGTGGGGCCCCAGCACCTGGATCAGCGCCTCGTGGAGGATGTGGGTCGCCGTGTGGTGGCGCCGTACCGCCTGGCGGCGTTCCGCATCCACGGCCCCATGGACGGCGTCGCCAACAGCGATGGTCCCCGCCTCCACGACGGCCTGGTGGACAACCAGGCGCTCCGCCGGCGCCACCGTGTTCCGCACCGCCAGCCGGGAGGCCTCGCCGGTGAGGACCCCTTCGTCGCCGATCTGGCCGCCGCCCTCGGCGTAGAAGGGCGTACGGTCCAGGACAACCTCCACCTCCTGCCCTTCGGAGGCCGAGGAAACCCGCTCCCCGTCGGCGATCAGCGCCTGCACCGCGGCGTCGCCTTCTGTGGCCGCATAGCCGTCGAAGGGCGTGTCGCCCAGCTCCTTGTGGAGCTCCGTATAGACCGTCTTCTCCACCCGGGAGGTGGCGTGCTTGCCGGCCTGCCGGGCGCGATCGCGCTGGGCCTCCATCTCGCGCCGGAAGCCTTCGTGATCCAGACTGCAGCCCCGCTCTTCGCAGATCTCCTCGGTCAGCTCACAGGGGAAGCCGAAGGTATCGTAGAGCTCGAAGGCCACCTCGCCGGGGAGGACGGATTCGCCGCGTTCCTCCAGCCTGGCCACCTCCGTGTCCAGGAGGTTGCTGCCCTGCTCCAGGGTTCTGTTGAAGCGGCTCTCTTCCACCTGGAGCACCTGTTCGATGGTGGATCGGTGTTCTTTCAGTTCACTGTAGTGCCCGGCCATCAGCTCGAGCAGCGTGGGCATCAGCTGCACGAGGAAGGGCCTGTCCAGCCCGATCAACCGGCCGAGCATCGCCGCGCGCCGCAGCAGACGCCGCAGCACATAGCCCCTGCCGTCGTTGGCCGGCAGGATCCCGTCGGCGATCATGAAGGCCAGGGCGCGGATGTGGTCGGCGATGACCTTCACCGCCCGGTCTTCCTTGGGGCCGGCGCCGTAGCGCACCCCCGCCAGGCTGCAGGTGGCGTCGATCAGCGGCTTGAACAGATCGGTCTCGAAGTCCGACGGCGCCCGCTGCACCACAGCGGCGAGCCGCTCCAGCCCCATGCCGGTATCGATGTTCTGTTTGGGCAGCGGCTCGATCCGCCCGTCCTCAAAACGGTTGAACTGCATGAAGACGAGGTTCCACACCTCCAGGTAGCGGTCGCAGTCGCACCCTACCGTACAGGTCGGTTTGCCGCAGGAGAAGGCCTCGCCCTGGTCGTAGTAGAGCTCCGAGCAGGGGCCGCAGGGCCCCACCGGCCCGATGGACCAGTAGTTGTCCTCCTCGCCCATGCGGAAGATCCGGTCCTTGCTCAAGCCCACATCGTTGTGCCAGATGTCGAAGGCCTCATCGTCATCCAGGTAGATGCTGGCGTACATCCGGTCCGGTTCCAGCCCCACCCGCTCGGTGAGAAACTCCCAGGCAAAGGGGATGGCTTCCTTCTTGAAGTAGTCGCCGAAGCTGAAGTTCCCCAGCATCTCGAAGAAGGTGTGGTGCCGCGCCGTGCGGCCCACGTTGTCGATGTCGTTGGTGCGCAGGCATTTCTGGGAGGTCACCGCCCTGGGGCCCTCCGGCGTCCGTATCCCCAGAAAGTAGGGTTTGAAAGGCACCATGCCCGCGATGGTGAACATGATGCTCGGATCCTCCGGAATCAGGGGAAAGCTCTTGAAGCGCTTGCTCCCCTTCTCCTCGAAATAGGCGAGAAACATCTCCCGCAGTTCGTTACCGCTCCGCCACTGCATGTGGGTCACCTCGATCTCTTCTGC
This DNA window, taken from Synergistales bacterium, encodes the following:
- the alaS gene encoding alanine--tRNA ligase, which encodes MQWRSGNELREMFLAYFEEKGSKRFKSFPLIPEDPSIMFTIAGMVPFKPYFLGIRTPEGPRAVTSQKCLRTNDIDNVGRTARHHTFFEMLGNFSFGDYFKKEAIPFAWEFLTERVGLEPDRMYASIYLDDDEAFDIWHNDVGLSKDRIFRMGEEDNYWSIGPVGPCGPCSELYYDQGEAFSCGKPTCTVGCDCDRYLEVWNLVFMQFNRFEDGRIEPLPKQNIDTGMGLERLAAVVQRAPSDFETDLFKPLIDATCSLAGVRYGAGPKEDRAVKVIADHIRALAFMIADGILPANDGRGYVLRRLLRRAAMLGRLIGLDRPFLVQLMPTLLELMAGHYSELKEHRSTIEQVLQVEESRFNRTLEQGSNLLDTEVARLEERGESVLPGEVAFELYDTFGFPCELTEEICEERGCSLDHEGFRREMEAQRDRARQAGKHATSRVEKTVYTELHKELGDTPFDGYAATEGDAAVQALIADGERVSSASEGQEVEVVLDRTPFYAEGGGQIGDEGVLTGEASRLAVRNTVAPAERLVVHQAVVEAGTIAVGDAVHGAVDAERRQAVRRHHTATHILHEALIQVLGPHVRQSGSLVAPDMLRFDFTHFAPLRREEVLEVERIANREILANTPLAVERTTLDRAKERGAKAIFEEKYGEEVRLVSIHGFSAELCGGTHVDATGDIGSLRIIHEEGIGSGIRRIIAKAGMPALEYAQETSSRLHEIAGLLGGEHHESPEKIVALQEELKELRKELADVRLRRRLEHVDGLIDGAQEVAGIRVVTASFEGASPDVLRQVGDTVKNRLSPVLVVLAAVGDGKVQFIAMADESAREMGLHAGNILREVAKAAGGGGGGKPAMAQAGGKRPEKTDEALALVPELVSHSRSG